The genomic region tcgcagttcagcaggagctcagcaggctgcgtgacagcggccggtgctgcctcgccgcccggcgtgtcctattTCATAGGctccggctcgctgtgagctagctggatttccgtcacgaagggaagcccgcggcgctccatacccgcgcaaaatcaccgtttctgggttactggactacaaaataccgaggccctgatggagctccagggcctgcagctagccgcgatctttacccataggattgaagggacagtagcagctaacgaaatccctaatgttcacaaaaatgcattaaattgaaatcggacaccattgttagctttataagaccttggggtagatgttatataagtggcgtgacaaaattcaaactgtaaatatactttaattatgccgaaagtgaagctaactagccgcgatctgtacacataggattgaagggacagtagcagctaacgaaatccctaatgttcacaaaaatgcattaaattgaaatcggacaccattgttagctttaaagaccttggggtagatgttatataagtggcgtgacgaaattcaaactgtaaatatactttaattatgcagaaagtgaagctaactagctgcgaTCTGTACAcgtaggattgaagggacagtagcagatattcataaatattcatgagcataccatatttggaagaaaagctcttgttccaaatagagccatattcacagggtagttaagggcctaataaaatagcatttgggcaattttcagcccaaccaatgttacataccctattaagGAACaatgtgaaataccctatataatcattctatcacccctttaaattaATAGAATGTTGTATtagctgttacacaccaaccagacggtcgaccgtcggcagaaaaggcagtcggactgatcagtcgggtccccgaggtccaaaaattacctcaaaacacactgaggcgacgccgacttgagcgtacgctctgcgcgtgcgcgaaacgtaatacgtctccatagcagcaggctgcgcttctctgtattgtttcccagaaaatgaaaaccggcagctgataggacgaacgcgtcacgtgggtcggaaattcacagccagactgtcatggcggcttgttaagaatacgatctcatattgtactaaaatagttcattgaaatgtgtttatgaaaacattttaagcgagaaataggccatgcagttgctgaatctgtcttcatttcagatcgacaaaggtcagtttaaaagattttcgtcagattttgagaggctcatccgctcgccatgagtcccgactgccctgtctccgactgagcttGTCGGGTAGTTTAAAATAAAGGCCAACAGCTCCTCCGCCGGACggcggcacggaacacaccgaacagactcgagtcactgacctcgccagactgtccaacggccgataatcgggttggtgtgtcagggcccttaggcTTGAACAGTAAACTGATTGTAGAAAAACTAAAGTAACAAATCACAAATCAGCAAACACAAAACAGCTGTCACAAAAGAGTACCCGAGTATTATGCTCCAACAGGGGCATTTAGAGAGGAAGTTGATAATGTCTGTCAATATTTGCTTAGACACAATCTAATTAAAAGGGTGTAACAATGACAGTTGAGTAGCAACTCTTAAAGgggcactatgagttcctgcatgatgTCAgttctgttgacgttcaaagtaaataccaaacaaaacagagcatgctcgcccctccccccatgtttccgtaactgtcatgactaactcaCTAAAGCGTGAATTATACggactatatactatatatttataGCGCGCGAGCCGAGGTCGCGCACCACtctttttttcagcggcgcgcgacaaagcggaaacaggaagcatgaacgAACTCCTGGGCAACCTGATGCCAGGACtgtcagagtgactgcaagtctcttttgtaaactttactttttttttttatggtgaatgaaaggcttgatccgaccaaGCAGGTcattgaatcaaatcgaagcattgacgtcaatgctactgccagttctgccgttgtttatctttttcttcttcttctagtccgaagaaagagcaaagtcggtagcctttcctgattagcgccacctctgttcaggagaagactgcaactagtgtcgcgaccaccagcgcgggaataaatagttacggcgattccatgacgtcacatttgcgcgtgccagctgggctgcggcCAGTATAATTCACGcttaactgtcactaacccccaccccctccccaaccatcttgtcggtgattggctggaatgtggtttggttgtattttggtgcacagcctatGCCCCTAGTGTTTGACGTTtgcgacccctgtgttgtctcccgagaccgggctttttcacagtgtattcagggggcaggcagctaacgtatcaaggagagatgcctacgatttgagacaaaaatgaaatcgtgctgaaaccatgcaggaactcatagtgcacctttaaggaaCATTGCCAATAATAGTTGCTACTAGCATCATAATGGTCAAATGAAACCAACACTATTAGACTATATTAgacaccagggtctctacaccttaacgaaagcattgacaacattgtttgtgtacccagagtttactaaaaagaaaggttttgaacaactcactgtagctcgttgtttccggccgctaccacctcggcagtcaaaacgagtcgatatcaaaacaagtagccacagatttagtatatcccttgtGCACCAGTGTAGTTAAgatgtagagcccctggtgatactttgagcaaagtttcatgttgtgtcgagccttcttagtgttttaaaaatagctattttgaggctagcataaaagtgcccctattactcccattcaaaaggccatttgaccgaaaaacaaaaatacggtacatcttaaaagtggcgctccgtcctaaatatgcttttaaaatgaAAGTTTGGATCGAAACACATCTTCAGTTTTGCACTAATTATAAGGAGGGAAACACTTAATGGTTTCAGGAGGCAAGAGAGGAACTAACTGGAATGAAACAGCCAAATAACTGTAAATACCATAAATACTATTGCAATGTAGCATGGTAATGATCTACCACTGCAACCGTAAACTGAAAGCAGCGCTTTATGTACTGCAATATAAAGCATGATTTATAGGACCTATATTTTGAGGACCCCTTTGATATTATTTGTTTAGTTGTTTAGTTTAGTCATTTATTATAATATACAAATCCTTTTGCTGGAAGTATGCACTGATGTTGATTGCTTTCAAAAATCCTAAATAGGGTTGTAAAGAGGAGAACAAATATTTGAAAAGCCACAGGCGTTGCAAATGTAATTGGTAGTTTTGTATCCTGAATGGCAGCGATTTTCCTTTGGTACACAAGGATCAAAGAaggaatgtgtttttgtttgtccagGGTAAGACATGGTTTTGAGTTGCCATTTTCAGGTAAATGTTTTGTGTGAAAAACACCatactacggtggccgacaggggcaaacgccctgcaacttaagaaaacacacgcaaatagtcaaaacacaagcaaattaagaaaacaacttcattaatttgacaacacatgcgcagcattcagcaaacgcgctgcaaatgcacacaacacaaccaaatacataaacgcgctgcaaatatgaaacgatgcaaaaagaaaagcacgcaaacccagaaaacaaatgcaacaaaaaaaaaaacgcagcatccagattacacaacggaagttctccagacctctagagggagcagctaagtggaacagctggattttcgacctcacggggagagagcgctctgcctttttattagagtcgggtatggctgcagcctagagaactccatagactgtatattaaattcatattattattattattattaataacataacatatcaataatatacagtctatgctcccgtctcatgtcctcccggctggtgccgtccccgagcttcggtttttcaaaataaaagcttgcgtctggtccacTACGTcttcgtactttggtgttttggatgtttgtgaactaaacagtacggcaatcatactaatgaatacaataactttttcagcagatgtcttagttacaacacgatggagttagcaaagcagttttgtgtttatatgtgcgggcgggatttattcagtttgataaatcccacggtaaattggctggtttactaaacagggagggactagaaatcctgtctgttttttgtatttcaagagcgaattgctccacaatatgaatacagattgattttcacttattttgttgttgaggAGGCCTCAACCCtctcattttaaatattttattaccacgagtttacagacatctctgctgattgagtatcacttgtgacctgagccgagacacacccaccaaacgagagaaaacatatctcaaacatagactcaGTCAGtcacttccgttgtgtaatctggatgctgcgtttttttgttgcattttctgGGTTtgcttgcttttctttttgcatcgtttcacatttttcatatttggttgtgtgtatttgcagtgtgtttatgtatttggttgtgttgtgtgcatttgcagtgcgtttgctgaatgctgtgcatgcgttgtcaaattaatgaagtggtttttctttttgcgtcgcttctttttttggggtttgcgtgcttttctttttgcatcgttttttatttgcagtgcgtttatgtatttggttgtgttgtgtgcatttgcagcgcgtttgctgaatgctgcacatgtgttgtcaaattaatgaagttgttttcttaatttgcttgtgttttgtctatttgcgtgcgttttcttaagttgcagggcgtttgcccctgtcggccaccgtaccaTACAGATCAAATTAATGATTATCATTTATCTTGTacaagttttaacttttataCTTAGAAAGAAATCCTGCTTTATTAGAAAAATATTGTCTGAGGTTCTATTGGTGGAAAGCAAATGTTGAAATGCATGTTTGGCTTTAATAGCAAATACGTATTGATTTTAACCAAGTTTACACATTTCCATGCACACTGTTAATAGCATTTACAACATGAATGTCTAAACCAAATTGCATGGCAatctatccaatagttgtcaaAACATTTTACTCAAAACCACTATTGTCAATCGGTGGTTACTTCATTTGTTGGTCTGTCAGCAGGAAAATTaaaaactactggcccaatTTTAATGAAACATGCtggaagggtgtagcaggatCCTGGGAAGAACCCATTCCATTTTGGATCAGAACTGAAACCATGCCATTTTCACTGTTGGAAATGTAGCTAGTTTGCAATAAAAGCAAAGAGAACAAGGAAGTACAGACGTACAGAACGCCTGAGCGTTTCGTCTGTCTGAATAGTTGACGACCGTGTACCCTGCCCCTCGCCCAAAGCCTCCCGTAACCCTCTAAAGTATAAATGGGTATAGctaatagatagatggatgctTTAATTAgttttataattttattttaaggttttagacaaacattttccatttcttgttgtacagtatattcagatcataaacatgttttttgatATTGTAACACTGATTTCAACCATATCACCCAGCCAGTGTTAAAGTGACAGGTGGCTATTACACTTTTCTCACAATTTGTGGATCTTGTAGCCAGTCTACTGATCACGTAGTGTGTCATAATGTTTTTCTGCCCATATTAGGCGAGCGATGTGTATGTCATTGTCAATATTATTCTGGTCCCAGCAGTACTCGGGGGAGAGCAACCTGGTTGGTTTGTGAAGCCAAAAGTACTTGTTTAGATGACTCTCATCGTGCCACAGAGCCTCCACATCATTTAGTTTGTCCTCCATGATACCCAGAAAGCAGTAATCTGCCAAATTCTTCACATGTTCACACAGGCCTCCAAAGAGAGCAGCGTGGTAGTAGTAATCTCCGTATTCCATGTAGGCTTTGGATTTGGGGTTTTTGTCATAGCTCCACATATCCTTTGGAAGTTTGTAAAAGTACGCATGTACCAAAGCTACAGAATCCCCCAGAGCCTCTGAGCCAAATCTTCCCTTAAACTCCTGATCCACATCTAAGCAGAAGACATAATTGCAGTGGTGACGAATCTCTGATTCTATGGTATCTGATATTGTTTTCATGCGCATCATAGAGATGTCCTGCCACCTGGAGTGCTTTTCCACCTGGATAACCTTCAGGCTTCGCTGAGGACCGAGCTCGAGGTGTGGTACCTTGTCTGGTTGATCCGTGAACACGTAATATGTCACTTGTAATCCCAACATGAAATGTCGTTCTGCAGAGGTAAGGAAAGTCTTCAGGTAGGCATCCAGGTACCTTCGGTAGAGAAATAGAACAAAACATTCtcatactattttttttttttaatttgacaaaTGTTATACATATGTGTTCACGTCTGCTGACCTTTTAGCCTGATTAAACATTGGATCCATTAGTTAGTGCCCAACCTCTGTTGTCCTCATTACTCTAATACTGTAGGCCTGCTGTCACGTGTGGTACGTTTGCATTATGGTTTTCACGTAGATGTGCAAGTGTTTCAGAAAACAAAagttccctcattcactcactcactattcacTATATAACGTTTATTAAAaagtgaactatatagggaacgacCAAACAAGATTTTGGACACTCACTGAAAAGATTGTTGCGTTTGTGTGAGGCTAGAAACTAAAGCCTGCTCCACTTTTCCGTTTCAGTTTTCGCAGGTGCAGCTGCTGCTTCTCCTCTGGAAAAACATGAACGCGTTGCATTGTGGTTtacgggagtaaaatgtagagTACATCATATGTACACTaaaattaacatttaacatgtgcattttgggtattttatagtggactatatagtgaatgaaattaaccgcaGAGAAATCGAACACCACCACAAAATGGTGAACACACTACAgtatatagtgcactatttctgtgatagggaACTGTTTCAAAGACAGCTATTGTCTTTGCCCACTTTGATGTGAAAATAGGCAAAAAGAGGGCTGACATTTGGGCCGGAGCCATGTGAACACAACTGAAGGAAGAGTGaatttaaatgtgaaaaataacCACAGCTTCTCTTCTACCATCTAaggaaaaataatgtgtgtCATTAGGTTGAGCCTAAATGTTATTCTCTTCTCACTCCGCGCCACAGTTTGATATCCAGCTGTAACCAACCTAAATGTCTTTTGTTCACAGGGATTTAGGGTTTCTTGATTTTCACCCAGGTTTGGAAAAAGGGTTCATAACACCAAATCTTTCAGCAAAGTGCTACCAGATTCAGAGTGAACTGCTAGTGTTAAAGTGCTGATATTATCACAGTCAGTATTTATGGAGAAACATACTTTCCCACAGCAAACACGGTGAGGGCCACAGATGACTGGTTTTGGATGTGCTTTTGGTCATAAAGAACAGGGTCAAACATCCCCTCCCAGATGATAGGAGCTTTCCAAGATGTGCGTGTTTCAACCCCCTGTCTGGCCCTGAAATGGAAGATGAAAACATATGTTGAACAGCCATATGAGGAGGAGATTTATAGATTTTGCACTGCTGCTTTCCAGATCTTCTGCCCTGGCTTCGAAGCCCATCCCAGGTACAGTACACCTGCTGGGCTTCCAACTCCTCAGAGCGGACTGCCTTACAGTGCTATCAGGGAAAACTAGGGCAGgtgtagtctcactttgccagaccttttctccacagtgctgcagaggagggtctggctagtccacacagtattcctagatgggagaaaaacatgctacggtttattggcatttctttaaaccaatcacaatcgtcatgggcggcgctatgcACCGGTTagagccacggtgctgctgcaaaatagccttgagaaggaacttgttttggtgaaacgtgcacgttcaaaggttgttttagtcgtgcaacagaaaactcagattggacagacagtctagctagctgtctggatttaccctgcagagatctgaggagcagttaaccatagtcctcataaaacaACTGgtgtttaaaattccaacacaaagaaagcggaaggtaacggacatccggccaaaaagggtgaaatctggcagaatttcctgcggcaccggagcaatctcagaagtggaacgtcatggatatagattAGGGCAGGTGAAACTACATAAATTCAGGAACCATCTCCACTGTAAGGAATCATGAAACATAACTTTAGACCCATCACACCCTGGAAACAACCTGTATCAActtctcccctctggcaggcacCACAGAACATATACATGTATGCTTAAACAATCAGGCACAAGATCAGTTTCTTTTCACATGCCATCTATGGGCTGAAATATGTGCCAccagaaactgaatttgaatcatttatatttgaatttgaattgctaaactTGAATAACTGCattaaaaaactgaatttgaatcacataatttgaaattgtattgtttaattTGAATAATTGCATTGCAAAACTGAATCTAAATTTGATCCTCAATGAAAATTCAACTCTATATATCTTCACATTCAGTTCTCACAATTCAGATTCAGATCACCAAATTCAATTTCAAGTTACTAAGACAGACATCCAGGTAGTTGGAGGATGAAGGAAGAGCAATCGAGCGCAGATCGATAGAGTTCAGTGGCGAGTTCAGTGGCGCAGGATCATCAGCACTAGCTAAAGATGCCAAACTGTAGTGCTGCTTATGAATGTTCGAACGACAGAAATGAAAAAACAGCAAGGGATAACATTTCACaggtgaaaatgtgttttatgataTACTCTATGCTGCCTTCGACCTGCAATCTGACCTCCGGCGGCGGCGGGAGGCGGAGAGTTCCGTGGCCGGCGGCAGCGTCTCTTCCCCCGGGCAGGAACTCAGCTTCGCCTTGCTGCTGCGCCGGTCCCCGCTGATCCAGATGGGACCGGCCAAAGACAGAGTGGTGATAAAGATGATCTTCCACGTAATCCAGGACGACCTGTACGTATATTTCGGCGGGAAGTTCCACTGCGTTTGTCGGCGGCCGGCGGACTGAGAGAAACTACAGCGGGGCATTagagtccgtctgcggctgcaggatcTGGAGCTCAGTGCCTGTTCCTGGGAGCCAAAACCGACATCACGCAGCTGGAGGCCCAGGCCGTACTGCTGGGCCTGCTGGAGGGAAGGGAAGCCCGTCAGAACTAGAACCAGGACTCAGCGGAGCGGACCGTCACAGCCTGTTGAAATTTAAATCACAGGTTTCCTAAAGGGAGTCTGGCGGAACTCGGACTGTGGACGACGAAACTTGACTTTCAGTctcgttaaataaataaatacacgcATATATAAATGATAAAGATAAATGAATACACAGAAATAAATGAATCAATAGTGAAGGAGTGAGCCTGGACATTTCAGTCTGTTTAAACTTCACATTGAAGCAGAAACTCTTAGTTCAGAAGGGTGAAGTTTCTGTTTGGACTCAGATCTGTGAACTGATTATAATAAATATTCTTTGTATTAACACAATaagtctttgttttgtttgttactATACATTATAAAGCTACACTTTTAAATCACAAACAAAACTAACTAATATTTTTATAAACGCTGTAAGAAACGATCAGATATTAGAGTTGATAAAAACAGACTCAAATAATAATTaactattttgtgttttaatgtggaAACATGTTGTATAAACTCAGGGGACTGGCTCTTACGTCACATTGTATTGCAGCCTTGCTGATATACAAAGTAAACCAATAccattcaaatgtttaaattaattaacatgTATTAGGTTAGGTATGTATTAGGTATGACTAATAAACctaggcctactagcactagGCATTATATTTTGAAcat from Sander lucioperca isolate FBNREF2018 chromosome 3, SLUC_FBN_1.2, whole genome shotgun sequence harbors:
- the LOC116067217 gene encoding N-acetyllactosaminide alpha-1,3-galactosyltransferase-like isoform X2 — encoded protein: MQRHLTKTRGLKEISAGILCFHVLIIVSFTSLYLRYLASLIPEDNLLGTSEVTGEGNIRQSINLDDTLDYRARQGVETRTSWKAPIIWEGMFDPVLYDQKHIQNQSSVALTVFAVGKYLDAYLKTFLTSAERHFMLGLQVTYYVFTDQPDKVPHLELGPQRSLKVIQVEKHSRWQDISMMRMKTISDTIESEIRHHCNYVFCLDVDQEFKGRFGSEALGDSVALVHAYFYKLPKDMWSYDKNPKSKAYMEYGDYYYHAALFGGLCEHVKNLADYCFLGIMEDKLNDVEALWHDESHLNKYFWLHKPTRLLSPEYCWDQNNIDNDIHIARLIWAEKHYDTLRDQ
- the LOC116067217 gene encoding alpha-1,3-galactosyltransferase 2-like isoform X1 — protein: MPWRALHLNPKKTNNPHAGKSFCSRCQIPSPPARVCFLKMQRHLTKTRGLKEISAGILCFHVLIIVSFTSLYLRYLASLIPEDNLLGTSEVTGEGNIRQSINLDDTLDYRARQGVETRTSWKAPIIWEGMFDPVLYDQKHIQNQSSVALTVFAVGKYLDAYLKTFLTSAERHFMLGLQVTYYVFTDQPDKVPHLELGPQRSLKVIQVEKHSRWQDISMMRMKTISDTIESEIRHHCNYVFCLDVDQEFKGRFGSEALGDSVALVHAYFYKLPKDMWSYDKNPKSKAYMEYGDYYYHAALFGGLCEHVKNLADYCFLGIMEDKLNDVEALWHDESHLNKYFWLHKPTRLLSPEYCWDQNNIDNDIHIARLIWAEKHYDTLRDQ